ATCGTAAACACTCTTTACTTTATCAGACAGATTATACGAAAGGGTGCTTTCTCAGAAATATTCAATCAGATAATAATTACTAATTATTCTCTCTCTTCTCTGTTTTCAGAAGTCTGCTTAAAACAGCAaccgtttcatttttataacaaaaaaaaactccataACAATGTTTTCAACTCCCACCACGATTTTCTCAAGATATTCGATAAGCTATCGAGTTAGTATCCAGTAGTAGTGGTAGTAAAGTGCGTGCTGGTGCGAACGTTCACGGTGATTGCGTTATACTAATGAAGACAGACGGTCCACTGTGTCAGGAGCACGGGGATACCTAAGTCATGGTAGCTGAtcatatgtatatatgtatatgactCTAGTTTAATATGTATAGGTGTTTGTGGAGATTGGTTAAGTATGAGATGCCTGAAAATCTTTCgagtttaaatattataaacgtattattatgtatattttagttaGTTTAGTTACCATGTGTATCTGATATCCATCATACAAAACTTTTAGCTAGGTGGTCTCCAATGATATAAGGACCACGCTGTAAAACATACCTAATTTGTGTCTTGATTTGACTATACAAAAATAGCTACCTAATAGTGGGAAATGAATCcgtaaattgtattgtttatgtgtTATTAGTTTTCATTCTAACAcatgtttattgtattttcttttgGCTCAAGAGCACTAGTTTCTTCATTTTCAGATCCAGCCACTATTCTGAGATGTAGGTAGTCTTAAGAAAACAAGATACCCTTTTATTGTCTTCAAAAAACAACATGTACAATTATGAAAGTCCTTGCTATTAATTTACTTACCGAAAGTACACAAATCCTTATAATTGTAGAGAGTGAGCGGGGCGCTCCGCTAATCAATATGATGTAGCTCCAGCATCAATATTTGACTGATACAACTCCGTCTTATTACCGACTAACGAGCGCAAACGTTAAAATTCTACAAGATTAACTACCGCCGCCCACATGCCTTGATACTGTAGAATATTTTGACTAGTGGACTGTCTAACGCATATAATTTGTATCTCTATCTTTAGGATTTTAATACTTTAAGAAACAATTCACCTACTGTTTAATTTCTGCACCACATAAAGATTGATTGGTAAGAATGCGTACGACATTAAGTCATCCATGTGCACATTTACGCCTATATTAACAGTTAAATCTTATTGCCGTTTCTGGACCTAATAATTGATTGGTGTAAATTGTATGATTAAAATGCAGTGTAAACCAAACAACCGGTCTTTTTAATCAACCCGCATTGAGAAAGTGTGGTGATTAACCCTCAATCCTTCTATGTGTGAGAGAATGCCTGTGCCTAAAAGTGGGAccataaaaaggctgatgaagaACCGATCTTCTTACTAAGCATTTAAcgatgataatttaataatgatttaatgaatgtattaaataaaataagtacatattaatCATttgatgagaaaaaaaaatttatGTCCACATTTTAATTCAAGTATCAAGATTGAATGTCGCAAGTAATCCAACAAGTCTGGTGTACCTCTGGAGGCGAATATTGATTGACTTATTTTTACCAACTTTTATACTTGAGTtacgtttattttattcattaactgAAGGGTCGTTGTTTGTTTACCTATCGTATTTATTCtacttttcttattttctgtccgcatcaaattattttgtttgaatgatGGGTACAATACCTTATTGGAGTGATTTAGCAGAAGTCAAATGGTAAATGGAATATGCTAAAATAGAGTCAGCAGTTCTTTTGGCCTTTTTGTGGTGATCTTGTAGATAAGCCATATCTTCGAATCTATAACTCATCAGCATGTATATCACCCCGAATGTATCGCgtatcaaaacaaacaaacatggtgTTCATTAAACCAAACGTGAACTGTTATAGTTCTACTTTTCATAGTTGTTATCTTAACATCCGACTAAAGTTCCTCGATTTCCGCACTACCATAACAAGATGTGTTTTATGTACCAAATAACTTGACCTCCTTTCCTCTCCTGGCGTCTTAATAACTCGCGTGTTTTAGGGGACTGTCTACCAGAATTGGTGGGTCACGCTAATATGGCCGTTAGATATAACAGTGGTAATGCGTTGGGGTGTGTTTTTGCTTTATGTCGCGTGAAATTTTATTGTCGCGGCTCGGCGTCGCGCCAACATCGCTATACGACAGGATATATacagaaaatatgtaaaaaatactataaaacatGACTACTAATGTCTAGGGTCGAGCCACTCCCGTGTGCGGCGCCCACAGCCGCTAAGGAAACACATTGCGATTTTGCGATAGTAGTGGCTTTTGGTCTAAATAGTGTCAAAAAGTTACAAATTTACATACATGCACACATGGGTTGACAAATATATTTTCCTCCTTTGCATTGCCCAGTCGATTAAAAAAGAGGCGCTTCATAGTTTTCGCACACAGGCGCTTCGGTGGGTCGGCTCGACCCTGCTAATGTCTCTAAAGAGGGAGTAATAAAATCCCTATTTTTTTAGTCAAACAACTATAATATATATACGCATAAATCTGTACGTATCAAAAAGGGTGACTCAACTTTATGCATTTTTAACGTTGTCAAAAACTGGTGGGGCATATAATGCTTGCAAATCTACATATTTGCTTAGCATTATCCAAATAAGACAGGCGAGGTTCCGTTGGACGTCTAACTTGGTAAATGAGAGAGATACTGAGTAAACAGCGGACGACCGGAGGGTAAATAAACGTAACCTCGCGAGTCCGGACCGGACCCGGCCGCTTGTTACACGACAATGCTTCAAGACTTCATACTGAAGTGGGGCCAGTTTGTCTTACTAATTGTATCATTATAGCCGAAAAATAAGAACTGTTGATAAAGTATTTAGCACAAAggttttttcatttgtttcgtTAGGTATTGTAGTTAATTACCTAAGCAGATCTTATTAATATCCTTAAAATACTGATAGTAACAAACTaccaacatacaaaaatatcgtaaatacaccaacaaaaataatatccctTTACTTGTACTGTAGCTTTTCCCGTTGAAGCTCGCACGTTACGCCCAAGGGACGTTCGATCACCGTCATCGCAGATCGGTAAACACATGACACGCCGTCCGCGTTGTCGGCTAAATTAAATCTTATTGTCGCTTAACTCGAAGCGAATGAGTCGGGAAATTCTTTTGGGATTTCTGCTTTTTGGTGATCGGTTCTATTAAGAATTCCTTTATCGTGATCTTTTGATATTGACATTAATACATTACGCGTATGGTGAGCATGAATTGACAGAAAAGACCGAATGAAAAACCTGATTAGATTGGGTGAAAATGTAAACGCtagcatatacatatatacgtaCCTAGCGGGACGCCATATAATCTCGTAAGTACTTGTCCAgcttaattattttgaaaatgtatgtaaatcaCATAATACACAGCTTACTGGGTTCTGGACTATGTCTAAACAGGAATGtggcatttttttaataattatgttactATAGTTTTCCATTAACTTCGTAGCattttatacttacttactcATCAACAAATCAATCGATTTTCTATGCAACAAATTAATCGATTTTCTatgcataataattattatagttttgcTCCAACTCAATAGTAGCCCACAATTCGACTGTTTTATTCATGCCATTTGTTTCTTAACTTAAGGGTCATGTTACTGAAGATGATGTAGATGAAATCTGAAAATATAACGTGATACGGAAGACCATGGtcaaaatatattcacaaaGCTAATTAGAAGCCCACACTTCATTAACTTAACAATTACGATTACTGAACATTTCGTCACATGCATTAAACACATTACAAATTATAGTGGGCGTTTAATTCAAACAAATGGCCTGTCAACTAATTACCGACTGACACCGAGGTGTTTACTCAGCATTAGAGGAGATTACTAGCTGTCACTGATAATTACACGAACTTGCATTAGCCGTATTATGACGTGTCACGAGATGAAGATGTCATACATTGTAATGGGCAATCACGTATATCTAGATTTCACGTATGTCTGTTTGATCGCAGCATTGAGGTAAAATATGATAGATGTATATAGAGGCTTTAAAGTAAATTAAGGTAGTACATACTAAAATAGTGGTGGTGTCTGTTTTTTCACAGTACGGTGGTGTGTCGGGAAAACCTACTTAAATAATGTCGTATCTTTCAAAGAGTTTAGTTTTTATAAGACCATTCAGTCTACGGTTTGCAAATGCAAATGTGATCTTTGGAATATATTGACAAACAATCATGACATTGGTTTCCCCGAGTTTGTGATTTCGTACTGTTGGTATTAATATCTACAAGTAAATACCTAATCAAGACAACAACGAGAGTATTGACGCAAAAAATGTCGCCAAAGTCCTTGTCCGTTTGCCACTTGTAATTACCTACAGTAACAAGTTATGAGTATAACATAAAAGCTCGTAAAGTATGGCAGCCAATCAGAATGGCTGGCTAATTTCATACTAGAGTGAGCGTGGCCTGCTTCTTATGGGAGAACTTGTTCAATCAGCGTAAGTAGCGATTTTCCGACCGGACCCCAAGCAACGGggcttgtaattttttttggaggaggtatatttgttttttttttttatttgtaaaagaaaaGTTCTTACCTACATAGGAAAATAGTATGTTAGTACTCATTTATGTATCCATTTACCTAATTCAACTAAACATAACCAACCGCGTGCCAAACCTATCCCATAGTAAgcacctatagttcggccattcagagaatgcgttcctgacacgtcgcgattgaactgacgacgtaactttgcaatggcgttgcagttacgataaaaatatttttgctggttgtttaccgttttaacaattgaggagcattaaaacaacattattatatcaataatcaatgaatgtagttacgtcgtcagttcaatcgcgacgtgtcaggaacgcattctctgaatggccgaactataattatgttGACAAGAGAACAACGTAAAATACCTATATTCAACGAGGTAAGTGTACTCAAATCAACTATttgaagtttataattattggaCTTACAATCTTCTACttaggtataaaataataattatcatttttgGTTTGCATAAATATTAATTCTGTCACATCACCACTTTTGTAGCTCTAGAAAACTTATTGAATTAAATGCCTGTCTGGTCTCAAGACATAAACAGGCTAGAGCAAGAGATATTCCTCCTACAGAGCTCGATGACGCGGAATATAAGTTGACATTTGATTGCGCGTTACACATATTATTGTTCCGATATATTTGTATGAAACTTAACGATTTTCATAcacctatgtatgtacatatatgcaTTACATTTCTGCTCAGTTTAGATCCTAAACAATGTAAGGTGCATTGTAATAAAATCAATggagaaaataaattgttaatttgGTAACACTTATGATGTTTTCTGGAGTATTTCCATGTTAGGTATCTACAGTTTAAATGTGTGTATTCTGTTGAGCCTCAATTAGCGTTGTAATGGgagcaattatattttttgtggatCATTTCTCATACTTAATCATACCTTAATTGCTCATAATTTTGGTCATAAAACCCATTTTTTTCCTTacattaaacttttaaagattAAACTCAAATAAATCTTTCAGTACTACTAAATTAAACTGGACAGCGAAAAGGCTATTCCTTTAAAAGGTACTGACAACCCATCAATGAAGTTTGCAAACTCTGCACCAGTTCCCATGGGTACAAATGTCGCATACATCTGAGGGTCAGGGTACGGATGTCTTAAGTGCGCGGAAAGGGCTCGGGGCGGTATATTTATATTCCCGGTACATTCGAAACATCCGAGAGGTTGAGTTACGAACTAGTTGGTGAAGGGTTATGACTGCTGTTCAGTTTGCTGGCTCTTCAAGTTTCAAGTTGGTGTTAAGTTTAgtttttgattgattgaatgTTTCGGTGTTTTGTTGTGAAAGGCGTAAAGGTTTAGATCATCTCGTATAAAAGTGTTTACAATAGAAAATTAGATTCTGAAACTGAAGCAGGATATTCATTTTACACTTTTGTGTACTTTGAGAAATATCCTAAGTTCATATGTCATTCTCAGAGTGGTAGATTGTTGActtttttcaacatttaaatCTTATCACATTTTATGACCttgtagtgggacctacactaattgttgacgcatcaatattgttcatactgtacttgcattgtgttcgcctcctcagttgtcccgtatatcgcactaccaacgcacgctactaaatattgtgaccgtaccaaatcctatgtaacctaattggagtcagaaaataaaagtgtattaattagtattcggtttatttacttatctctgaacacgacaccccaccatctaaattGGTGACCCCGTGTGGAGAAAGTGTGAACTGTAACCAGTGAATTTGGACTTGTAATTCAGTGAATCGGACGACCGGGGCAACTCACACAAGTGTACGTAGTGTCGGCTTAATATTAGTGCGcgtcaaattaagaaattataatgtcGTCTGAAGACAAGAAGGTCGTTATTGAAGAACATCAACTGTCGTCCATCTCCATCACAGCTAAAATTCCGGAATTTTGGAAGAAGTCGCCTAGAACATGGTTTATCCAAGCAGAAGCAGTTCTAAATCCTCAGAAGATGTCCGACGAATCAAAGTACCAggtccttatttcaaaattaccccCGGAcgcagttgagcaagttacacagATCCTTGTGGATCCccctgagaaaaataaatatgagaccttgaagaataagttgatatttatatatcaaGAATCCGAAGAGCGGcaagtaaaaaaactcattgGCGAAATGGAATTAGGCGACCAGAAACCATCACAATTACTAAGAAAAATGCAAGACCTAGCCAGGGGACGAGTAAATAACGAAACACTCATAGTTATGTGGCAGAATCATTTACCAAATTCGGTGCGAGGAGTTTTAGCTGTAACGGAAGAAAAAGATTTAGAGAAATTAGCATCAATAGcggataaaataatggaaacgaCGACTCCCATACACAGTGTTGCGACTGTCAAACAGGAACCAGGCCCATCCGGTTCTCAGGACCAAATTATTTcggcaataaacaaattgagtgaTAGATTACAAAATTTAGAGTCAAGATCACGAGGCCGTTCAAATAACTGGCGAAGGAATAACTTTAGACGCAACAGATCCAGGTCAGGGTCAAGAAGTCGCACAAGGAAATTTGAAGATCCAAATTGGTTATGTTTTTACCATTATAAGTATCGCAGCAAGGCAACTAAATGTGCGGATCCATGTAACTGGAAGAAAAAACACGACAAGGACAAGCCAGCGGAAAACTAGAGTCGGTGCAGTCTGCGACGGGAGGCTGTGACCGTGCCTTCGGGAATCACCGTCTGTGTGTCAGAGACAGGAAATCGGGCTTAAACTTCTTAGTGGATAGTGGTGCAAACGTGTCAGTGTTACCGCGGAAAGTAGCCTACATGAAAGGTAATACAAGTGAGTGCTGTTATAAACTCTTTGCCGCAAATGGAACTCAGATTAACACGTATGGTACATTGTACTTAgaattagatttaaatctaaGACGAGCATTCCGTTGGTTATTTACATTAGCGGACGTACAGCAACCAATATTAGGTGCTGACTTCTTAGctaattttcagttgttaatTGACTTGAACGGACGAAGGTTAATCGATCAAGTAACTAATTTAAGCACCAAAGGCAATCTTTCTAATTCTAGTGAGCCCACTTTGAAAACTATCGTAAATAATTGcccttattatgatttattatgtgaatttcCAGAACTAACTAAACCAGTTTCGTACAAAGAAACGCCTAAACATAATGTTTGTCATCACATTGAGACCACAGGACCTCCAGTGCACGCACGAGCCAGGCAGTTACCACCAGACAGGTACGTAAAAGCTAAAAATGAGTTTAAGATTATGCAAGAGCTTGGGATTTGTAGGCCGAGTAAAAGCGCTTGGGCAAGTCCCTTGCATGTTGTTCCTAAGAAGGACGGGAATATTAGACCTTGTGGAGATTATAGACGTTTAAATGCGATTACCAAGCCTGATCGATATCCAGTTCCCCGTCTTCATGATTTTACGTatatgttagataataaaaaggttttctcaAAGCTAGATATAAATAGAGCCTATTATTGTGTGCCAGTTTCGGAAAATGACATTGAGAAAACTGCCGTCATAACACCGTTTGGTTTATTCGAATTCGTGCGTATGCCATTTGGATTAAGAAATGCTGCACAAACTTTTCAACGTTTTATGCATCATACCGTTTTACAAGacttagattttcttttcaattacgtagatgacgtcatcattgcATCGGAAAATGAAGAGCAGCATAGAGAACATttacgaaaagtttttgaacgttttaatgaatttggtataacgattaatttttcaaagtgtaGTTTTGGTAAAGATAAATTAGAGTTTTTGGGTTTTGAAGTCTCTACAGAAGGAATTAAACCATTAGAAGATAAAGTTAAAGCGATTATTGATTTTCCAAAGCCAGATACTATAGAGGAACTTAGAAGATTTTTAGGCATGTTAAATTTTTATAGAGCTCATATACCTCATTCAGCTGATCATCAGGcagcgttaaataaatatttagggaatTCAAAGCGTAaggataaaagtaaaatcaattgGACACCTGAAGCTacggaaaattttgaaaaatgtaaagatgaTCTTAAAAATGCTACCTTATTGTATTTCCCATCGGCACATACACCTTTGTCATTGATGACGGACGCATCAGACACAAGTGTAGGTGCAGTATTGCAACAAAAAGTTGATGGCAATTGGAAACCTTTaggatatttttcgaaaaaattaactgaagcacaaaagaaatatagtacatatgatagagaacttttagcaatttatttagcaatcatacattttcgtaatttagttgaagggcaagaattaataatttttacagatcataaaccattaactttcgcgtttactaaattaggtaccaatagagaaacttctaggcgaactaggcaaattatgtttattagtgaatttagtactgacatacgacacattagtggaaataataatatagttgctGACACATTATctagagttgaaacaataacatGTCCCACGACGTTAGATTTCGCAGAACTCGCCACTGCGCAGGAAGTTGACGAACAGCTTGCAAAATTATTGAGAGCACCAAACAACAACagtaaagtaatattaaaacgCGTAACGTTACTCGATactgataaacatgtttattgcgaaatgtctactaatagtgcaagaccatatttacctgaaaaatttcgtcgtttagcttttgattctattcataatttaagtcatcctggtattaagacaagtaaaaagttagtaaaagatagatatttttggCCTGAAATGAATAGAGATATTGGTAATTGGGCTAAAACATGTGTAAAATGTCAAAGAGCGAAAGTTCAAAAACATACGGTTTCCGATTTAGAGTCCTTTAAAAGTACTAAACGTTTTgagcatatacatattgatattataggaCCGTTACCAACCTCGCCAGAAGGTTATAGATATTGTTTAACGATTATCGATAGATTCACTCGTTGGCCAGAGGCATTTCCACTAAAAGAGATAACTGCAGAAATCGTAGCGAAAACATTATATGAAGGTTGGATTAGTCGTTTTGGTTGTCCCATAAAGCTCACTAGTGACCAGGGTCGTCAGTTCGAAAGTAACTTATTCaaagaattaatgattttaatgggaATTATAAAGACACGTACAACTCCGTATCATCCTCAATGTAATGGTTTAGTAGAACGTTGGCATAGATCTTTAAAAGCCGCGTTAATGGCtcgcttaaataataaatgctggGTTGACGAATTGGCAACTGTAATGTTGGGGTTACGCACAACGATAAAATTAGATACAGGCGTAACCGCTGCACAAATGTTGTATGGCAGTAATATTAGAGTACCCGGTGACTTTTATGAtacaactgatttgaaaattagcgattctgaaaatttcgtaaataagttaaaaggTGTAATTGACGGGTTAAAGCCATCTAATAGGAAAAATAAGTCaccaaataagatttttgtgcataaagacttgtatgattgtgaatatatttttatccgtaaTGACGCAGTACGGAAACCGTTACAACCACCTTACGACGGACCATATCGCGTCATAAGTagagataataaagtattttgtattcagttgcccgaccgacaagttaaagtttctatagATCGTCTGAAACCAGCGTACATGTTAAAAGAGGATGAATCGCAATCTAAAGCAGTTGATAATAGTAATAGGGATGCCGTTTGTCGAAAAGttacgaaaaaagtaacaattcaaACGGACGAACCCGATAGTAAAGTTTATACTACGCGAACTGGTCGAGTAAGCAAGAAGCCATTGAAAtaccgataaattattttattgttaaaatgtcaattttgcagatttatttaggacattagtttcaaattgtggtatcgcgatctttaatttcatttacgttGAGACGATACATCAATATAGTGGactaaattagcaaaatggGCTCTAATCAAACGAAAGAGAACGTAATTGTAAACGAAAATGTATCTAATGTAGCCCATATGCATAATAAGCTAAATATTATTGGCATAGTGatgatagttattataataatgttaatcatGGTATTTGCGTACGCACTGAAACGAAGATTTATTAGAGGCGTGAGGAAATGGTTAAGAAAAGAAATGGTAGCCAGTTCTGTAGCCTTACCTAGTATTAAGGTCGAAACTGTGCAACCTCAACATACAATGAGTCCGCCGTCAACAGCCAAAGTTGTGCTGTGATGATAATATGCTGATCAAAAACCCTCGTTCTCTCaagtgatattatatttgtgtgaatgtgtagtgaatgttaaacagtagtgaatgtatattttttatggcgtcATCATGTCGGATACTGGAGACTCTTGGTCATTCGTACGAGTAGGCCaagcgtgtaattttattttttaatatgtatagcagAGTAACCCGGCATGATAACTACCTTTAACGTATTTCGTATATATATACTtagattatgtatatttcatgttacctattatgtatgtaatcacattaaatgtcaAGACGGACTCTCTAGAAGTGTTCCGCAACTGTAATAGACGTATATGAGTAGTGTATTACATAGATTTAAGGCAGTTACAGGAcgtattgtgttatattttgtttttcgatcGTAGGACATTCTGCATAGTTTGTATTGTTGGTACCGGCCGGCCACAATGACTCCAAGAGAGGAGAACAGAGTATAACACAAAGgttaagaacattttgtacttagtttaagatttttttttagaaagttttatcctttttgaagatagatttttttactcTGTATTTGATATTCAATTTGTAATAATGAACATAAGTTTGAACCCGCACTCTCAGGCACGAGAGGTGTATCTTTTAATCACTAAGCCATTAGGTACAAAGCCAGTAGTACTGAGACAAACATGCGCTTATCGCACAACCCGTCAAGCATCTTGTTTCaaagttgttattgtataaatgtatactgtaagcaaatttttgtcgagactgtaatttaataatattgtttgtgaacattGTAAGCACTTCTTGGATTATATAGCAACtggataagaatattttttttttgtaaaaaaaatcttttgtcaaaaatttttttttaaaaaagggGAGGAATGatgtagtgggacctacactaattgttgacgcatcaatattgttcatactgtacttgcattgtgttcgcctcctcagttgtcccgtatatcgcactaccaacgcacgctactaaatattgtgaccgtaccaaatcctatgtaacctaattggagtcagaaaataaaagtgtattaattagtattcggtttatttacttatctctgaacacgacaccccaccatctaaaaCCTTATACATACTTTTCCTGTGGTGATTCCTGTGGCTAAATcattgaatggattaggttttttttgttacaatcgccatagaatatcataaagtatgtaggtacatttgataggatttaatgtgattatagtctgttttttaatctcgtagactaaattgacacttgcaaaatgtcaaactttctaataattttgctagctctgtggtgcagtgttgtacttacgataccggttcgttgaatcgtaactttttatctataatagacgaatttaatattcattcaaagttttatatttaaaattcacgtacgtacacatggctgtacgacgtgctacaaactgccagggatatctgaccacgcaaagccatgcgtaatcatcaaggataagcccattatttcaggatgacttattgtaaaaagttacgattcaacgaaccggtatcgtaagtacaacactgcaccacagagctagcaaaattattagaaagtttgacattttgcaagtgtcaatttagtctacgagattaaaaaacagactataggtacgacacacccgatatgacTACGCCAACATATTATAAAGTGATTGATATATTCGTTGTTTGGCAGTGTTTTGGCCATAAAATGGCTTAGACATAACAACTTACTTATGTAATTGAGACATGTATAAACCATTAGCCTACGGTGATGTTACGCCACCATTTACTTTTTGTGTTAGTCTAGATTTCtttcaaattaaacattttatgtgCGTACTTTGTGGTATTTCGAAGAGAAAACCAAGAAATAGagtttacacaatattttataataaacaccAGTAATCAGTCTCAGAAACGATTTATTTGAAAACGTGAAAGGCATATTAGTTATTAGTATTACTTACGAATTATGCCTTTAAGGTTTtcaaatataaatgttacattAAAGTATTGGTtgtaagcactggtactcagctacatccggttagactggaagccgaccccaacatagttgggaaaaaggctcggaagatgataaaGTATTGGTTGTAGAACACCTATCTAAACAAATTTACCTGTAGGTTCGTATGTACGTATGTAGAGCAACAACATGCGTTACATATTTATTGACAGTTACCCCTTACTTGAGGTGCGATGGTAAATTCATGCTAGTGGGGTGCGTGCCAAAACGTGGCGTGTTTACCCTCACATATTTATGTGAAATATTTGTGTTTCACCTGTCGATCAAATAACCGTAGGCTCAACTTATACCTGAAAACATTAACGTCACTTTCCTAAAACAAATGTTTGTACTTTCAATTAAACAAGTGTTTCTCTCACTTTCAATTTTCGTGGGGGTATTGTGGGTAAAAATGGGCTTTATCATGATTCAGTGCCAGCTAAGTGTACCGTAGAGTAAAGAAGACTGGTGCTTATCTCTCCTTAAAATTAGATTAACAATTTAGTCAGTTTTATAGCCAAATAAAAGTGCTGTTAAGATGAGTTTCAAACTTTCCTTTCAGCTTTGATGAACATTATTTACTACAACgattattacattattacaaCGATTATTTACTAAATGACCCGCTGCGTACATTCCCTTATGATCACTTAATTGCAGCTAATTATTACCGTGAATTCCTCAATTGTACCTACAATCTGTAATGTACTAGTTACCTACTGATATTTATGTGCAT
This genomic interval from Helicoverpa zea isolate HzStark_Cry1AcR chromosome 18, ilHelZeax1.1, whole genome shotgun sequence contains the following:
- the LOC124639138 gene encoding uncharacterized protein LOC124639138, translating into MSSEDKKVVIEEHQLSSISITAKIPEFWKKSPRTWFIQAEAVLNPQKMSDESKYQVLISKLPPDAVEQVTQILVDPPEKNKYETLKNKLIFIYQESEERQVKKLIGEMELGDQKPSQLLRKMQDLARGRVNNETLIVMWQNHLPNSVRGVLAVTEEKDLEKLASIADKIMETTTPIHSVATVKQEPGPSGSQDQIISAINKLSDRLQNLESRSRGRSNNWRRNNFRRNRSRSGSRSRTRKFEDPNWLCFYHYKYRSKATKCADPCNWKKKHDKDKPAEN